GttgaaaaatacttagattcacagttaatataatataagttgGTTAGCGAATCTTTACTAAGCTATTATATAAGTTGATATAACCTCTACTATGCCATATAGGGTTTGGTCTGATCCAGTGCCGGCCTGGATACCCACTTGGGCTTTCGGCCCTAAGTCTTAAAACATAGACGGCCGCTAAATGATTTAGATGTGAGTATGTGACACGTATCTAGTTCGAATCTTCTCTTCAGCAATAACAAGTTAACAACACTACAACAGTCATTAAaaattttcctttctctttttaaaaagtcACTGTTGAGCCAAATTTTCATCGTCTCGGGCATCGCCAAGTGAAATGGTTGTCTCGTCTAGACCTGACTTTGCAGCTCGCGGGTGGAGATTTATTTGCACCCGTTAGAGAACTCTGCTTCGGGCAATATATCTTGTTCTAAATTGAGACACCTCATGAAGTGTGATAAGAAGTGAACTGGAAGTGGAAGAACAGGGCTAACGAGAGAGCTCAACACTGGGTCCCTTGACCAATTACTACTCCGACTTGAAGGTTTCCTTAAATCTCTGTAGATAACCAGGTATACAAGGCGATGTCAAGTTATGGTTCATTAACTGGAATTCTACGCAAATCCCTCCAAAACAACGAGCCCAAAATTCTAACACAAACACTTTGGCAGAGAGTCATATCAAAATGCATAGAAGAGAACGTAACTGAGCGTCTTGAACTCGAACGATCAAATGTGGAAGGCTAAACAGGtcgatgaaaaagaaaaacaagtggTAATTGACTTCTTTCACTTGATCTACTGTTATGGCTTTGGTCTTGATAAGTTATCCCATGCTAGCTTCTATCAATTGTGTTGTCACAGCAATTGAGCCCTAGAGAGTGAGAGGAAGATTGAATCCACAGTAGAACAGCATGGAGCAGAACAATTAGACTGAATCGAGAAAGAGACAGTTATAGCTGGTGATGTTGAGAAAGATAGATTGAAACTTGTCTTTTAAGAAGACAGGAAGTGGAGAACTATCTGACTCACAGTCGATTCACACTATAGAGAACTCATGCTCTTTCCACAcaatgaaaacagagaaaatacaTAAGGTTATATCATGGCAGCAGACATGCAGAGGAGAAGCTAGAGATTACATAAAACATTAGAGTCAGATTCCAAAAACACTTTACCATGTAATGACCCTAAAACAGTGTGGCTGATCGTCAGGTTGTTATGCAGAAAAAGAGTTCTTGTTTTCCGTTTTGGCGTTCTAAACAAGTACCTTCCACTTGGGTCATCAGATCTGACGGGTAAGAGTAGATTGTGGGGAAGCTCCCATACATACAAGGAACAAGGATCCTTCAAAAAAGATGGGGAAGGTCCATAACAGAACATCTGAGATTGCGCATTCCAAAACGAGCCAATGATAACACAAGAAGTAGTTGATTCAACAGTCCCAAGCCCGAGTTCAGACAATCTATAAGCATCGATAAAGCAAGGCCTTCTCAACATCATGCAGCCATTTCAACAAAGGCACTCCTGATCTAGGATCACAGAGAAATACATAGCTCTGACAAGGAAGAATAAACCGAAAACTGTCACTACCCGCCTTTGCAAAGCCAACAAACTCTTCAGTTCCAGCCATTAATCAGACTCTCTCAACTTCCAATGAACATCTCACACCGCAATCCTCAGAGCTTCTGGTAATTGCAAAGACAGCATCAGACCGAGCAACGAGATAAATCCCAAAAGTCCAACCAAAATCACATCCTAACCAATTCATCCTATTGACTGCAGCTGAGTTCCCATGACCTTCCCAAGAAACTTTCAGTTTGGAACCTCTAAGTCTACAATGGCTCTGattcaaatcaaagaaaaagaccTCTCCGTTCTCTAACAAGATTAAGCACTCTCCAGTAAGATGAGGGCTCCAAGAAGCGCTCACAATGATACACCTCTTAAACTGCTTACAACCAAGGTCTCTCAAAACCGGCTTGCCTTGAGATTCATCATACTTGACACAGAACCAATGAATCGAATACAAcgaataaaccaaaacatatagGTAAGgtaaaatgaaatgaaatgaaatgaaattaaatgAAAAGGGAGATTACATATAACCGGGcaagataaaaattaaatgaaaaaaaaaaagactacaaGGAGAACAGAAATTACTTTGTCTTCTTTCCTCCAGAGTCCAAACTATATAATAGTAAAATCCAGTTACAATGTTGCTTATctaattaacaaatttaaccAAATCGGTATATGTCCCTGTTTTATAACTTTTCTCATAATAACATACTAGTAAGTAGTAATGTATACATACGTACGAGAAGTAGAGAAGGAAAAAGACAAGAATGCTCGGAAGAGAATTATCGTGTTCCGGTCCACAAATTGAGAAAAGTCAGCACGCGGATCGTAAAGCGCCAAAGGGAAAAAAACGTGAAAGCACAGAAGACAACAAGGCCAAACTGGTCAAATCACAATCCATTAAGTTCAGTCCTCGTGGACCTCAAGACAGGACCATGCATGCCCCATTTTCCCATCTTCACGTGACTAcgtaagtttttcttttttttgcttcttcctaTAACTCTCGATCGAAAGCACAACAAACGGTGagtgaagaaaaacaaagaagaaatcaagaaaataatttgtagCCGACACATTTCAAAGAACGTTCACGATACGGAAAAcgactaagattttttttggtctaattAAGAAACATGTGATCTGAATCGTGCTATAAGATTTTCCGTGGTATAGGAATATGATTACATCCATTATTGAGAGTTGAGTGACTTCGAGTGTAGCAAAGCTTTGTAGTATAGCATCTTATTGTTTAATATCGCAACGCGACAGTTTATCATGATTCCTTTTTGTCATTTACATGCAACATATTTTCTGATAATTGATAAAGGTGTCACTTATACATATACGAGCTTGGTAAGTATATTCTAAGTTACCCTATAGATTTAACATCAACCTAAGTATATTCTAAGTTTAAACTTATACGATATAAGATCAGgtttcaaaaacaaacataaaacgtaataagaaagaaaaaatcatgcAGTCTCAGTAAAAAAACTCAGTGTATTATATGCCCACACACACATTACTGAAGTTACTagaagaatttttgttttaattatatactgTTGCTGCTTTTGaataatttgaaaatcaaagggagagttctcaagttttttttttttttttgttagcaaaGATCAGAGAGTTCACAAGTTACGCAGTCGCATGCATAGTCACCTCACAATCCATCAAAGCTCAAAAGGGAGATAAACAACCCTATAGTTCCTTTAAGGCTTTTACAATCACTTGTAACTCAATCATAATCTATTCATAGACACATTGAGCTCAGATTTGATCCCGTTTCAGTAGTTGTTTGAACCATAACGCAGACATCTTGGGGTATCTCTTTAAGTCCTTCTAATCCACGTACACAATTCCAAACCTACGCGGAGGAGAGAAGTCATTAGAACATATACTATAACAATTTATCAGAAAGAATCATATACCAATACCAGATTCATTAGTTAATTCAAAACCTTGAGGTATATCCTGATAACCATTCGAAATTATCAAGCAATGACCACGCGAAATATCCAGTTACATTGGCTCCATCGTCTACGTACTGCCTTTTTAAGCTGCGCTAAGTAGCCTCTATAATAATTTATTCTCGTTATATCATTTAGTCCTTGAGCTAGAGTGATGTTGCCCGGATCATCCATACCTACGAAGATagtattcaaattttaatactCAACACTtctataacaaacaaacaaaaagattaaacTCAAGACTTTATCGCTAGAATACCATTTTCGGAAAGAATCATAGTTGGGTTACCATAGTGTTCCCTAATGTACATCAAGGCCTTGTACATTCCCCATGGTTGGTTATATAACCATTCCGAATGTGCCTAAATAAATTTAGATCACTTCATAATCAAACACTAGTAATTTAAGAGAGTTagcaataaacaaaataaattatatatatgtatctcaCCCACGGGCCAATTGGTGAATAAACTGCGCCATTGCTTGCAAGTAGATCTTAACGGTTTCAGAGATATGGCCTGAACGCGATAGAATATCTCCTCCAACAGATCCTGTGAAAGCTCGAACATCGACATCGTCGTAGAGCGCCGGTggcttttgagtttttgactgattgtttagggttttcagtGTTTTGCTCTTCTCTTATACGTCTCGTTAAATGTATAAATTATAAGGACCAGTTTTATTATgggttttattgtttgtttggtcTTAATAAATATGGCAGCAACTCTAAtcttaggatgttttagagtaaAATTGGAAAACCACactctttttgtttactttttttttcaaatatcccTTTTATTAccctttaaaatttattttaaatatataaaattaataaagataACCTTACttaaagaataataattaaccaaaaaagtaataaaaatatattttatatatcaaattaattaactTATTGGTGataattaaatgtttttgttttacaaaattgttatataactaacaatttttaagatttatgatactaaatattttgaaaaaataataatgactaAAAAAATCTACCGATGTTAAGTCATATGTTATCATCATGATGCAGATTTTGATGATCGATctgcatgtatatataaaaaaatggataacaaaagagagtgtttttgcaaaatggtataaaaaaacttataatttaaactaatttatatgtttttatccattcttattaaaaacatataggTGAGGTTAGTATACTAGACTACTAACATTCACCTCTTTTCCTTTTGCATCCAGCTCGCTTGATTTGAGCTCGCTCAACTTGAAAAAGACTTggaacataattaaaaataacagGCCAACATTCCATATCTTTGTCTACGCCAACATCAATTACTTTGAGGTCGTTGTCCTCCCCAAACATGGATATCTTGTCTACACCAAAATCAACATTCAAGTTCAGCCATGTCTCAAACCACACGACAAATTTCTTCTCCTCGTCGAGCAAGAAACTTCCAAATTCCGAAAGTTGACGATCAAAGCTCACATCCAATGCTAAGAGCTTGGTCCAAGAAATTGCTTGGCTGGAGTCATCATCAATCTTATTTGTCACCCATATCTCAGTCTTGGATCTTACACCGAGCTGAAATAACACGGAAAGCTTATCTTCTCTAACAGCGGATAGAGAGGCGGCTACGTAATCAAGACGAGACTGATAGGGAAGAGGCAGACGTTGGGATCTCTCCGttgaaaaatcaaatctgagCAAGTAAATGGTTCGGTCGGATATGGGTCGGCCTTGACCTTCTTTAGCAATCCAATAAATGTTTCCTTTGAAAGACACGCTGCGACAATTAGAGTAATCAATGGTCCAGCCTGGAGCGATATCATGATCAACAAGCCTCCATGAATCAGAGTCAAAATCGTAAATTTCCGAATTATTAGTACCACGAGAAAAGTTCAATACTTTGTAGCTCTTACGGCAGGAGGAAGATTTCTTCTTGTCTTGGGAGTATCCGAGGACAAAGTGGTGGCCTTCGGCTTCGATCCACCTGGCTTGGCCAGTAaacgggttccaaaccacgaTTTGAGATCCGTATCGTGGGGTGCATAACAATAAGCCATCGCAGTGAGAGACCTGAGCTATATCGAACTGACGTGAATTGTTAAAATGCGGATCTGGATCTGGTAGGCTAAGCGCCCTTTTTACCTCTACAAATGGAGGAACATCTCCACGGACGCTCATCGGACTAATCCCGAGCTCCTTCGTCAACATGAGAGCTCGAAACTCCTTCGCGGCTTTATCGCAGTGTTCTCTTACGAATCTCCGGTCATCTTTGAATAAACGGTTCCATCGTTTGCTGGTACTTCGTAACCGTTTCATGGATGTGGCCGGAACCCGACACAGTATCTCATCTACCAAATCGTTTACAAGCTCCGGTATCGCCATTGATCTCAGTTTCAGACTTTCAGCTGCTGCTGTATTAAAGTCttaggtcttttttttttttttttttttggcttaaaaaaaaagggaaattNNNNNNNNNNNNNNNNNNNNNNNNNNNNNNNNNNNNNNNNNNNNNNNNNNNNNNNNNNNNNNNNNNNNNNNNNNNNNNNNNNNNNNNNNNNNNNNNNNNNNNNNNNNNNNNNNNNNNNNNNNNNNNNNNNNNNNNNNNNNNNNNNNNNNNNNNNNNNNNNNNNNNNNNNNNNNNNNNNNNNNNNNNNNNNNNNNNNNNNNNNNNNNNNNNNNNNNNNNNNNNNNNNNNNNNNNNNNNNNNNNNNNNNNNNNNNNNNNNNNNNNNNNNNNNNNNNNNNNNNNNNNNNNNNNNNNNNNNNNNNNNNNNNNNNNNNNNNNNNNNNNNNNNNNNNNNNNNNNNNNNNNNNNNNNNNNNNNNNNNNNNNNNNNNNNNNNNNNNNNNNNNNNNNNNNNNNNN
The Camelina sativa cultivar DH55 chromosome 15, Cs, whole genome shotgun sequence DNA segment above includes these coding regions:
- the LOC104746201 gene encoding F-box protein ETP2-like codes for the protein MAIPELVNDLVDEILCRVPATSMKRLRSTSKRWNRLFKDDRRFVREHCDKAAKEFRALMLTKELGISPMSVRGDVPPFVEVKRALSLPDPDPHFNNSRQFDIAQVSHCDGLLLCTPRYGSQIVVWNPFTGQARWIEAEGHHFVLGYSQDKKKSSSCRKSYKVLNFSRGTNNSEIYDFDSDSWRLVDHDIAPGWTIDYSNCRSVSFKGNIYWIAKEGQGRPISDRTIYLLRFDFSTERSQRLPLPYQSRLDYVAASLSAVREDKLSVLFQLGVRSKTEIWVTNKIDDDSSQAISWTKLLALDVSFDRQLSEFGSFLLDEEKKFVVWFETWLNLNVDFGVDKISMFGEDNDLKVIDVGVDKDMECWPVIFNYVPSLFQVERAQIKRAGCKRKRGEC